The following coding sequences lie in one Chelatococcus sp. YT9 genomic window:
- a CDS encoding sugar ABC transporter permease: MRRADWPVAYQMLVPALLLEGAFVLAPLAIGFWYSLHNVRFFRMRSFVWLDNYWSIITSPLVVNSLVVTVIFSVAALVLTFAIGFGLAVWLQRDTAGHVAMRAIVLVPYMIAMLVGSMLLKWIFAQESGLTPLLLGPFGYGNVSILSDPKTAMAALVYNAMWRDSAFAMIMLLAGLKSLPVQIFQAARVDGASPFYIFRRITLPLLRIPILITLVRLFIHFINTLTFPLILTGGGPANATETVVLRMFRLGFQDNVLGQANALAVLIFAGNIILVAVLLLLFRQAKRL, encoded by the coding sequence TCGTCCTCGCTCCGCTGGCCATCGGGTTCTGGTATAGCCTGCATAACGTTCGTTTTTTTCGGATGCGCAGCTTCGTCTGGCTCGACAATTACTGGTCGATCATCACCTCACCGCTGGTGGTCAACAGTCTTGTGGTCACCGTGATTTTCTCGGTAGCGGCGCTGGTCCTGACCTTCGCCATCGGCTTCGGCCTGGCGGTATGGCTGCAGCGGGATACGGCCGGGCATGTCGCCATGCGCGCGATCGTGCTCGTGCCTTACATGATCGCGATGCTGGTTGGATCGATGCTGCTGAAATGGATCTTTGCGCAGGAATCGGGGCTAACGCCGTTGCTGCTCGGACCATTCGGCTACGGGAACGTAAGCATCCTGTCCGATCCGAAAACGGCAATGGCGGCGCTCGTCTACAACGCCATGTGGCGTGACAGCGCTTTTGCGATGATCATGCTTCTTGCGGGACTGAAGAGTCTGCCGGTGCAGATTTTTCAGGCCGCGCGGGTCGATGGTGCTAGTCCATTCTATATATTCCGACGTATCACACTGCCGCTTCTGCGCATCCCCATACTCATCACGCTAGTTCGGCTGTTTATTCATTTCATCAATACGTTGACCTTTCCGCTCATCTTAACAGGCGGTGGCCCCGCAAACGCAACAGAAACGGTGGTGCTACGCATGTTTCGGCTTGGCTTCCAGGACAACGTTCTCGGGCAGGCCAACGCGCTCGCTGTGCTCATCTTCGCCGGCAACATCATTCTGGTTGCCGTTCTCCTCCTCCTCTTCCGGCAGGCAAAACGCCTCTAG
- a CDS encoding carbohydrate ABC transporter permease, which translates to MSFVPEAPASTAWRRRVMARRLGRLAVNGAIAIIALFPILWGLSSSLKPSAQIAEYPPSLLPRAVTFEHYLRVFNDNVGHYIFNSALVSTGAVALCLIVGALGGYALARFTFRGRGVMMVMTVAIMSIPIASLLVPTFTTLSTIGLIDTRLGLILLYAAYQLPIVIWMLYGYFLSLPVEIEQAARIDGCSPYRTLRKVVLPLSRPGLVAAALFVLVFSWNDFVVAVTMTSSEQARTLPVAIYFYLGFYGREWGPLLAASIISIIPIIGVFIVLQRYFMSGLTGGGVKG; encoded by the coding sequence ATGTCCTTTGTTCCTGAAGCCCCCGCGAGCACTGCCTGGCGCAGGCGTGTCATGGCGCGGCGGCTTGGCCGCCTCGCCGTGAACGGCGCAATCGCCATCATCGCGCTGTTCCCGATCCTGTGGGGGCTGTCCTCGTCTCTCAAGCCGTCCGCGCAGATTGCCGAATATCCGCCGAGCCTCCTTCCGCGCGCGGTGACTTTCGAGCATTACCTGCGCGTCTTCAACGACAACGTCGGCCATTACATCTTCAACAGCGCTCTTGTCTCGACCGGTGCGGTCGCGCTGTGCCTCATTGTCGGGGCGCTGGGCGGCTATGCCTTGGCCCGTTTCACTTTTCGCGGCCGCGGGGTGATGATGGTGATGACTGTCGCCATCATGAGCATACCGATTGCGTCGCTCCTGGTGCCGACGTTCACGACGCTCAGCACCATCGGGTTGATCGATACGCGGCTAGGCCTTATACTTCTTTACGCGGCATATCAGCTTCCAATCGTGATATGGATGCTGTATGGATACTTTTTGTCGCTTCCTGTTGAGATTGAGCAGGCTGCGCGGATTGACGGCTGCTCACCCTACCGCACGTTACGCAAGGTCGTTCTCCCGCTGTCCCGGCCGGGGCTCGTCGCCGCCGCACTCTTCGTGCTCGTGTTTTCCTGGAATGACTTCGTCGTGGCGGTGACTATGACGTCGTCCGAGCAGGCCAGGACGTTGCCGGTCGCCATCTACTTCTATCTTGGCTTTTACGGTCGCGAATGGGGACCGTTGCTGGCTGCATCGATCATTTCG